One Pseudomonadota bacterium DNA window includes the following coding sequences:
- a CDS encoding GTP-binding protein, producing the protein MSKEKFERTKPHVNVGTIGHVDHGKTTLTAAMTTVLAAEFGGAAQAF; encoded by the coding sequence GTGTCGAAAGAGAAGTTTGAACGTACGAAGCCGCACGTGAACGTGGGAACTATCGGTCACGTTGACCATGGTAAGACGACGCTGACGGCGGCGATGACGACGGTGCTGGCGGCGGAGTTCGGTGGTGCCGCGCAGGCGTTC